The Juglans regia cultivar Chandler chromosome 11, Walnut 2.0, whole genome shotgun sequence genome contains the following window.
acgaATAGATAtagattcatataatatattatatttaatttataataaaaataattttaaaatttaacacaTCATATCATACCACgtcagtttatatatttatttttataaaatctctctaTAGTGAGTTTGaatacataaaacattttatctcatctcattttattattataattttttttaaattttatataaaaatataataaataatttaatttttaaaattttaaaataaaattaatatttaataatattttatttaattttaacaaaatatttcttcttaCCTCATTCGCACTGTGCATCCAAACCCACAGGCCGTAGCTTTGGGTCTTAGCTTCTATGTGCGAACTGCCGACACGCCCCCTGAATTGTCCAAATTTCCATCGAgatccctctccctctccctctctctctcatggcaACCATCTCTACCTTCCCGTCCCCGCCCTGGCCCAATTCCAACCCTAACTCTAATCCTAACCCTAATTTTGTCTCTCAAGAGGAACAGTCGATTCCTCTCGACTCCCAGAACGACTCGGCCATCTCTTTCCGATCAATTGAATACCAATCTATTGGATCCCACGGCCTTGGCCACGAACGCGACGACGACCACGACAGCGATCAGAACCCTAGCCCTAACATCTACAAGCCGTTTCCGGCGCCATATGACCCGCCAACGCTTGAACCCCACGGCCACGGCCGTAACGAGAACCCTAATCCTAACATCCCCAAGCCGCTTGATCCGCCGACTCTGCTCCACCTGTCGTTCAACCAAGACCATGGGTGCTTCGCTGTGGGTACTGACTACGGGTTTCGGATTTTTAACTGCGACCCGTTCCGCGAGATCTTCCGCCGCGACTTCGACGACGGGGGGATCTCCGGTGTAGAGATGCTCTTTCGGTGCAACATCCTGGCCCTCATCGGCGGGGGACCCCACCCTCAGTACCCACCAAGCAAGGTCATGATTTGGGATGACCACCAGGGTCGTTGCATTGGCGAGCTATCTTTTCGCTCCGACGTCCGCTCCGTACGACTACGCCGCGACAGGATCGTCGTCGTACTGGAGCAGAAGGTCTACGTGTACAACTTTGCCGACTTGAAGCTGCTTCACCAAATTGAGACCATCTCGAACCCTAAGGGCCTATGCGCGGTATCCCAACTGGCGGCGTCGTTGGTCCTGGTCTGCCCCGGGTTGCAGAAAGGGCAGGTTCGGGTCGAGCACTATGCTTCGAAGAGAACCAAGTTTATCATGGCGCACGACTCGAGGATTGCCTGCTTCGCACTCACGCCGGACGGGCAGTTGCTCGCTACGGCGAGTTCCAAAGGGACTCTGGTCCGGGTTTTCAATAGCATCGATGGAACACTTCTTCAAGAGGTATTTGGTTGTTAATTACAAATCCGAAAGACTGACTCGATTCTATATTTAATGAACCTTTAATTGAGCCACGCCGATGTGAAATTTGGAGCTTATGTGCAATTCATAACTTCATACATATTCGGTGATTGGAAATTCCTATAGGCACTTCCTGTAAATGGAGTGATTGGCTCACTGCAATGCTCTGTAAATGGAGTGATTGGCACACTGCAATGCTTAGAGTGGAAGTATGTTATGCAATGGAAGTATGTTATGCAATGTAAAACGTCGTCGAGTTCAGGGTTACTTGCAAGGGGCACGGTTGAGGGCGAGTGACTAGCGAGAAACCATAGACTTCGATTGAAGTTCCCCATAGGCAGTAATGGATCAATGACCGATTACTTCACATTTTGAATGTCATTTTGTCTTAAATTGTCCATTTGAAATAATGGGTATCGCTGACTTCAtatcttctttcattttataCTTACACTAAAGAATGTGATAGACTGATTACTGATATTCTGTTCTTGTCAGATCTTGCAAGTAAAGTCAAATTTGTTGTCGATGCCTTTAGGTTTAAGATTCATAAGGCTTCAAAATAAATGAGCGGTAGAAGTAACATGATCCTATATGTTGTATTAGAACAATTTTCCTTGATTATGGTAATTATATAAACATCAGATGAGCGGCTCCAATATGACTGAGTGGCAATGCAAGAGAAGATACAATTAGGTAAATGCTATTTTTGAGAAGTTAGAAGATGCTTGTGTTGAAGGTGTATCAAGagggaattaattaatttttaaaattgtaatcaTAATAATTACTTACAGATGTTTTTGGTGAAATCAATCAAAATACCAATGAATGGTGCCTTCTTCTATTCTGCTGCAAAATAATAGTGGTTGTCAATTTTCTAACTTAGCTTACTGGGTACTTAACCCTAAGTGACATTTCTTAGTATCAAATCATgtcattttctaaatttctgGACTACTTGTGGCTTGGTAGTTTTGGACTCCTCTTTACTTAATTTGGTCCTTAGTTGATCTCAAGCAACTGCCTAAGCTAAACCCATTATGGTATAATGTGCTATGTTAccgatgcaaaaaaaaaaaagaaaggaataatGTGTTATGTTGGGTTGTCACCTTTgccatgtttatttttgttcgaCCTTGACGACCAAGGAGGTTGCTTATCTCCGGTAAAAGTCTAAATACATAATTTCCATCTTAATCTGTTTCATATTCATTATGATATGTCATTAGGCTGTTCAAAACCTTTTAGATACAGTGTGAAATTATCTTGACATTGCATGTAGGTTAGGAGGGGTGCAGATAGAGCAGAGATCTACAGCTTAGCATTCTCTTCAACTGCCCAGTGGTTAGCAGTCTCAAGTGACAAGGGAACCGTCCACATTTTTAACCTTAAGGTTAATCCTGGATCGCCAGGGATTGAGAAGTCACGATATGCATCTGATTCTAATCTTGCTGTTACACAATCAAGCTCATCTCTCTCGTTCATTAAGGGTataccaccttttttttttatttcgttaattttattgtactttttcttatctataatatatatatatattgttgtctACAAGTGATGTTTTGTTTGGGAATGTTCAtgctgatatttaaaaaaaattgtgttggGTGTTTGGAGGAACTAGCGAATTCAACAAAGGGGAACTAAAAAGTGGATATTGTATTTCGTGAATGACATGGGCAATAAAATAGAATGCAATGTAAAAGATCCGGGAATTCTCTTCTTTTCATGATGCATCCAAATATGCTCTTTTGTATACTAGGGGGCTAGAATGAAGGTGCTTTATTTTACAAGGGGATTTGTGGTGTACAAGAATTGTCGAAGTATTTCAccctttttttaaatcttttgtgatatttttctttcagatGCTTTATGATGATGACTATTAAACTGAATAGAGGTCAATGGGTTTCATGCTAGGCATACTGAAATAACTGAAGTTAGTCTCTGGGAACTTGTGAAATTTATTCATAGAGGCTGAAACCCAACTTGATGTTATAAAGCGTGTTACACACTCTTTAGATGAGACTTCTACTTTTGCTTTCCCCTTCCAATTGCTCGAAAGGCTAGATATCTAGTTACTTCTGCTAAAGAGCCGATGTATTTGCCCTATAATATTGTAATATCACACTTGAAAGTTCACTACATTTGTGTTGTAGGGGACTTTTTTCAGCTCATTATACTTCATTTCCTGTAATTATTGCTTGCTGCGGAGAAATTAATAGACTGGCAGGTTGGCAGCTTAGCCGACCTGCCACATTTGAAAGGAGCTTAGGCAATGCTGAAAAGTATAATCTTCTTGTTACTAATGAAGCATGTTTGTCTCCTTTTTAGGCTCTGGGTCTAAATTACCTTTAGCGCTTGCAGGAGTGTTGCCAAAGTATTTTAGCTCAGAGTGGTCGGTTGCACAGTTCCGCTTGCCTGAGGGTTCTCATTGCATTGTTGCTTTTGGtcaccaaaaaaatacagtggtAATTCTTGGCATGGATGGAAGGTAAGACTGATGTATATAAAGCACGACTCCCTATTCAATTTAGGAAAGCCGTTTATAATCCTTGTGTGCACTAATAGCCATGTACAGAACTACATCATTCCCCCCTCCTTCCCTAATTCGCCACAAATGATGTAACTGCTTATTTGCCCACACGCACACAGGAAACGGACTATCATATAGGGGGTcttaaaagaagaaacaaattttttttttttctgaaatatatTCCTTAAGGTTAGCTTGATTACTACACCTTTAACCGAGC
Protein-coding sequences here:
- the LOC109002258 gene encoding autophagy-related protein 18a-like isoform X2 is translated as MATISTFPSPPWPNSNPNSNPNPNFVSQEEQSIPLDSQNDSAISFRSIEYQSIGSHGLGHERDDDHDSDQNPSPNIYKPFPAPYDPPTLEPHGHGRNENPNPNIPKPLDPPTLLHLSFNQDHGCFAVGTDYGFRIFNCDPFREIFRRDFDDGGISGVEMLFRCNILALIGGGPHPQYPPSKVMIWDDHQGRCIGELSFRSDVRSVRLRRDRIVVVLEQKVYVYNFADLKLLHQIETISNPKGLCAVSQLAASLVLVCPGLQKGQVRVEHYASKRTKFIMAHDSRIACFALTPDGQLLATASSKGTLVRVFNSIDGTLLQEVRRGADRAEIYSLAFSSTAQWLAVSSDKGTVHIFNLKVNPGSPGIEKSRYASDSNLAVTQSSSSLSFIKGVLPKYFSSEWSVAQFRLPEGSHCIVAFGHQKNTVVILGMDGSFYRCQFDPAVGGEMTQVEYHNFLKPEETF
- the LOC109002258 gene encoding autophagy-related protein 18a-like isoform X1, coding for MATISTFPSPPWPNSNPNSNPNPNFVSQEEQSIPLDSQNDSAISFRSIEYQSIGSHGLGHERDDDHDSDQNPSPNIYKPFPAPYDPPTLEPHGHGRNENPNPNIPKPLDPPTLLHLSFNQDHGCFAVGTDYGFRIFNCDPFREIFRRDFDDGGISGVEMLFRCNILALIGGGPHPQYPPSKVMIWDDHQGRCIGELSFRSDVRSVRLRRDRIVVVLEQKVYVYNFADLKLLHQIETISNPKGLCAVSQLAASLVLVCPGLQKGQVRVEHYASKRTKFIMAHDSRIACFALTPDGQLLATASSKGTLVRVFNSIDGTLLQEVRRGADRAEIYSLAFSSTAQWLAVSSDKGTVHIFNLKVNPGSPGIEKSRYASDSNLAVTQSSSSLSFIKGSGSKLPLALAGVLPKYFSSEWSVAQFRLPEGSHCIVAFGHQKNTVVILGMDGSFYRCQFDPAVGGEMTQVEYHNFLKPEETF